A region from the Pseudomonas cucumis genome encodes:
- the tsf gene encoding translation elongation factor Ts: protein MAEITAALVKELRERTGEGMMDCKKALTKAGGDIEKAIDDMRASGAIKAAKKAGNVAAEGAIALKEDGKSAVLLEVNSQTDFLALQDDFKAFVASSVEKAFADKLTDVAPLIEAQEADRLVLVGKVGENVNIRRLTRVEGDVVGGYLHGNKIGVAVVLKGGNVELAKDIAMHVAATNPEFLLPSEVSAEAVEREKGVFLTLNADKIAGKPENIVENMVKGRISKFLAEASLVEQAFVKNPEIKVGELAKKAGAEIVSFTYFKVGEGIEKPVDNFAEEVAAQLAAAKQ from the coding sequence ATGGCAGAGATTACTGCAGCGTTGGTCAAAGAACTGCGCGAGCGTACCGGCGAAGGCATGATGGATTGCAAAAAGGCCTTGACCAAGGCTGGCGGCGACATCGAAAAAGCCATTGATGACATGCGTGCTTCGGGCGCCATCAAGGCTGCCAAGAAAGCAGGCAACGTGGCTGCTGAAGGCGCGATCGCTCTTAAAGAAGACGGTAAATCCGCCGTTCTGCTGGAAGTGAACTCGCAGACCGACTTCCTGGCCCTGCAAGACGACTTCAAGGCATTTGTTGCTTCCAGCGTAGAAAAAGCGTTCGCTGACAAGCTGACTGATGTCGCTCCGCTGATCGAAGCTCAAGAAGCCGATCGTCTGGTTCTGGTCGGCAAGGTTGGCGAAAACGTCAATATCCGTCGCCTGACTCGCGTTGAAGGTGATGTTGTTGGTGGTTACCTGCACGGCAACAAGATCGGTGTCGCGGTTGTTCTCAAGGGCGGCAACGTTGAGCTGGCCAAAGACATCGCTATGCACGTAGCGGCCACCAACCCTGAATTCCTGCTGCCATCGGAAGTTTCCGCTGAAGCGGTCGAGCGCGAGAAAGGCGTGTTCCTGACCCTCAACGCTGACAAGATCGCTGGCAAGCCAGAAAACATCGTTGAAAACATGGTTAAAGGTCGTATCAGCAAGTTCCTGGCTGAAGCGAGCCTGGTTGAGCAGGCGTTCGTCAAGAACCCTGAAATCAAGGTCGGCGAACTGGCCAAGAAAGCCGGTGCAGAAATTGTTTCTTTCACCTACTTCAAAGTAGGCGAAGGCATCGAGAAGCCGGTCGACAACTTCGCTGAAGAAGTTGCTGCCCAGCTGGCTGCCGCCAAGCAATAA
- a CDS encoding [protein-PII] uridylyltransferase, giving the protein MPQVDPELFDRGQFQAELALKASPIAAFKKAIRQAREVLDERFRSGRDIRRLIEDRAWFIDNILQQAWEQFNWSEDADIALVAVGGYGRGELHPYSDIDLLILLDSADHEIFRDSIERFLTLLWDIGLEVGQSVRSVDECAVEARADLTVVTNLMESRTICGPERLRQRMLDVTSTAHMWPSKEFFLAKRAEQKARHHKYNDTEYNLEPNVKGSPGGLRDIQTILWVARRQYGTLNLRALAGEGFLVESENALLASSQEFLWKVRYALHMLAGRSEDRLLFDHQRSIAGLLGFEGNDAKQAIENFMQQYYRVVMSIAQLSDLIIQHFEEVILAPEDEAPPQPINSRFQLHDGYIEARSDNVFRRTPFAMLEIFVLMAQQPEIKGVRADTIRLLRENRHLIDDDFRNDIRNTSLFIELFKCKIGIHRNLRRMNRYGILGRYLPEFGFIVGQMQHDLFHIYTVDAHTLNLIKHLRKLQYTQVSEKFPLASKLMAKLPKPELIYLAGLYHDIGKGRHGDHSEIGAVDAEAFCQRHQLPVWDSRLIVWLVQNHLVMSTTAQRKDLSDPHVIHDFAQTVGDETRLDYLYVLTVADINATNPTLWNSWRASLLRQLYTETKRALRRGLENPVDREEQIRQTQSAALDILVRGGNDPDDVEQLWAQLGDDYFLRHTAGDVAWHTDAILQQPADGGPLVLIKETTQREFEGGTQIFIYAPDQHDFFAVTVAAMDQLNLNIHDARVITSSSQFTLDTYIVLDTDGDSIGDNPARVKQIREGLTEALRNPDNYPTIIQRRVPRQLKHFAFAPQVTIHNDAQRPVTVLELSAPDRPGLLARIGTIFLEFDLSLQNAKIATLGERVEDVFFITDANNQPLSDPLLCSRLQDAIVEQLSVSQEPDIKLSRISI; this is encoded by the coding sequence ATGCCGCAGGTGGATCCCGAACTCTTCGACCGCGGCCAGTTCCAGGCTGAACTGGCCCTGAAGGCAAGCCCTATTGCTGCTTTCAAGAAGGCGATCCGTCAGGCCCGCGAGGTGCTCGACGAGCGGTTTCGCAGTGGCCGGGATATTCGCCGGCTGATCGAGGATCGCGCCTGGTTTATCGACAACATCCTGCAACAGGCCTGGGAACAGTTTAACTGGAGCGAAGACGCCGATATTGCCCTGGTGGCGGTCGGCGGCTATGGTCGCGGCGAGTTGCACCCCTATTCCGACATCGATTTGCTGATTTTACTGGACAGCGCCGATCACGAAATTTTTCGGGATTCCATCGAGCGCTTTCTGACGCTGCTGTGGGACATCGGCCTGGAAGTAGGCCAGAGCGTTCGTTCGGTGGACGAATGCGCCGTCGAGGCCCGTGCCGACCTGACGGTCGTCACCAATCTGATGGAAAGCCGCACTATTTGCGGCCCCGAGCGGCTGCGCCAGCGCATGCTGGATGTCACCAGCACCGCGCACATGTGGCCGAGCAAGGAGTTCTTCCTGGCCAAACGCGCCGAGCAAAAGGCCCGTCACCACAAATACAACGACACTGAATACAACCTGGAACCCAACGTCAAAGGTTCGCCCGGCGGCTTGCGGGATATTCAGACGATTCTCTGGGTCGCCCGCCGTCAGTACGGCACCCTGAACCTGCGGGCCCTGGCGGGCGAAGGATTCCTGGTGGAGAGCGAAAACGCCCTGCTGGCCTCGTCCCAGGAGTTTCTGTGGAAAGTACGTTACGCCCTGCACATGCTCGCCGGCCGCTCCGAAGACCGCTTGCTGTTCGATCACCAGCGTTCCATCGCCGGGCTGTTGGGGTTCGAAGGCAATGACGCCAAGCAAGCCATCGAAAACTTCATGCAGCAGTATTACCGGGTGGTCATGAGCATTGCCCAGCTCAGCGACCTGATCATCCAGCACTTCGAAGAAGTGATCCTGGCCCCCGAAGACGAAGCGCCACCACAACCGATCAACTCGCGGTTCCAGCTGCACGACGGCTACATCGAGGCGCGTAGCGACAACGTGTTTCGCCGTACGCCATTCGCCATGCTCGAGATCTTTGTGCTGATGGCCCAGCAACCGGAGATCAAAGGCGTACGCGCCGATACCATCCGCCTGCTGCGGGAAAATCGTCATCTTATCGACGACGATTTTCGCAACGACATTCGTAATACCAGCCTGTTCATCGAGCTGTTCAAGTGCAAGATCGGCATCCACCGCAATCTGCGGCGGATGAACCGTTACGGCATCCTTGGGCGCTATCTGCCGGAGTTCGGTTTCATTGTCGGGCAGATGCAGCACGACCTGTTTCACATCTATACGGTCGATGCCCATACCCTGAACCTGATCAAACACCTGCGTAAGCTGCAGTACACCCAGGTGTCGGAAAAATTCCCGCTGGCCAGCAAGCTCATGGCCAAACTGCCCAAACCCGAACTGATTTACCTGGCCGGTCTGTATCACGACATCGGCAAGGGCCGGCATGGCGATCACTCGGAAATCGGCGCCGTGGATGCCGAAGCCTTTTGCCAGCGCCATCAGTTACCGGTGTGGGACAGCCGTCTGATCGTGTGGCTGGTGCAGAACCATCTGGTGATGTCGACCACCGCCCAGCGCAAGGATCTGTCCGACCCGCACGTGATCCACGATTTCGCGCAGACCGTCGGCGATGAAACCCGTCTTGATTATCTGTATGTGCTGACCGTTGCGGACATCAACGCAACCAACCCAACGCTATGGAACTCCTGGCGCGCGAGCCTGTTGCGCCAGCTCTACACCGAGACCAAGCGCGCCTTGCGTCGTGGCCTGGAGAACCCGGTAGATCGCGAAGAGCAGATCCGCCAGACCCAGAGCGCGGCACTGGACATCCTGGTACGCGGCGGCAACGATCCGGACGATGTCGAGCAGCTCTGGGCGCAATTGGGTGATGACTATTTCCTGCGCCACACCGCTGGCGACGTGGCCTGGCACACCGACGCGATTCTGCAGCAACCGGCTGACGGTGGCCCGCTGGTGCTGATCAAGGAAACCACCCAGCGCGAGTTCGAGGGCGGTACGCAGATCTTCATTTATGCTCCGGACCAGCACGACTTCTTCGCCGTGACCGTGGCCGCGATGGACCAGCTCAACCTGAACATTCACGACGCCCGGGTCATCACTTCCAGCAGCCAGTTCACCCTCGACACCTATATCGTGCTCGACACCGATGGCGACTCGATCGGCGACAACCCGGCACGGGTCAAGCAGATCCGCGAAGGCCTGACCGAAGCCCTGCGCAATCCGGACAACTACCCGACCATCATCCAGCGTCGGGTGCCGCGCCAGCTCAAGCATTTCGCGTTTGCGCCACAGGTGACGATCCACAACGACGCCCAGCGTCCGGTGACCGTGTTGGAGCTCAGTGCGCCCGACCGTCCCGGCCTGCTGGCGCGGATCGGCACGATCTTCCTCGAGTTCGATCTGTCGCTGCAGAACGCCAAGATCGCCACCTTGGGCGAGCGCGTGGAAGACGTGTTTTTCATCACCGACGCCAACAATCAGCCGCTATCCGACCCGTTGCTGTGCAGCCGTTTGCAGGATGCAATCGTCGAACAGCTGAGCGTCAGCCAGGAACCCGATATCAAACTTTCGCGCATCAGCATCTGA
- a CDS encoding arsenate reductase: MKKARTWLDEHAVSYDFHDYKAVGIDREHLSQWCDEHGWQVVLNRAGTTFRKLDDERKADLDQPKAIELMLAQPSMIKRPVLDLGDRTLIGFKPDIYAAALK; the protein is encoded by the coding sequence ATGAAAAAGGCGCGCACCTGGCTCGATGAACACGCTGTCAGCTATGACTTTCATGATTACAAAGCAGTCGGAATCGACCGTGAACACCTGAGCCAATGGTGCGACGAGCACGGCTGGCAAGTGGTGTTGAACCGTGCAGGTACGACCTTTCGCAAGCTCGACGACGAACGCAAAGCCGATCTCGACCAGCCGAAAGCCATCGAACTGATGCTCGCGCAACCCTCGATGATCAAGCGCCCAGTGCTCGATCTCGGTGACCGAACCCTGATTGGCTTCAAGCCAGATATCTACGCGGCCGCACTCAAGTAA
- the frr gene encoding ribosome recycling factor encodes MINEIKKDAQERMKKSVESLAHNFGRIRTGQAHPSILEGVMVPYYGSDTPIKQVANITVKDARTLQVVAFERNMLGAVDKAIGSAGLNLNPTNLGELLLISMPALTEETRKGFTKQARDVAEDARVAVRNIRRDANSQLKDLVKEKEISEDEERRATGEIDDLTRKYVAEIDANLAQKEKDLMAV; translated from the coding sequence ATGATCAACGAAATCAAGAAAGACGCTCAAGAGCGCATGAAAAAATCCGTCGAGTCGCTGGCGCACAACTTCGGTCGTATTCGTACGGGCCAGGCGCACCCAAGCATTCTGGAAGGTGTGATGGTTCCGTACTACGGCTCCGACACTCCGATCAAGCAGGTAGCGAACATCACCGTCAAAGACGCCCGTACTCTGCAAGTGGTGGCCTTTGAGCGCAACATGCTGGGTGCCGTCGACAAAGCCATCGGTAGCGCGGGTCTGAACCTCAACCCGACCAACCTGGGTGAGTTGCTGCTGATCTCCATGCCGGCCCTGACCGAAGAAACCCGCAAGGGCTTCACCAAACAGGCTCGCGATGTCGCTGAAGATGCCCGTGTTGCAGTGCGCAACATCCGTCGTGATGCGAACAGCCAACTCAAGGATCTGGTCAAGGAAAAGGAAATCAGCGAAGACGAAGAACGTCGCGCTACTGGCGAGATTGATGATCTGACCAGAAAGTACGTGGCTGAAATCGACGCGAATTTGGCGCAGAAAGAAAAAGACCTGATGGCCGTATAA
- the dapC gene encoding succinyldiaminopimelate transaminase has translation MNNALNQLQPYPFEKLRALLGSVTPNPDKRAIALSIGEPKHRSPSFVAEALASNLDQMAVYPTTLGIPALREAIAAWCERRFSVPNGWLDPARNVLPVNGTREALFAFTQTVVNRGDDALVVSPNPFYQIYEGAAFLAGAKPHYLPCLDENGFNPDFDAVSPDIWKRCQILFLCSPGNPTGALIPVETLKKLIALADEYDFVIAADECYSELYFDEQTPPPGLLSACVELGRKDFKRCVVFHSLSKRSNLPGLRSGFVAGDADILKGFLLYRTYHGCAMPVQTQLASIAAWNDEVHVRANRALYREKFDAVLEILSPVMDVQRPDGGFYLWPSVAGDDEAFCRDLFVEEHVTVVPGSYLSREVNGSNPGAGRVRMALVAPLAECIEAAERIRAFITRNK, from the coding sequence ATGAACAACGCTCTGAACCAGTTGCAGCCCTACCCGTTCGAAAAGCTCCGCGCCCTGCTCGGCAGCGTCACGCCAAACCCGGACAAACGCGCCATTGCGCTATCCATCGGCGAGCCGAAACACCGTTCGCCGAGTTTCGTCGCCGAAGCATTGGCGAGCAATCTGGATCAGATGGCCGTATACCCCACCACCCTCGGCATCCCGGCGTTGCGTGAAGCCATTGCCGCCTGGTGCGAACGTCGCTTCAGCGTCCCGAACGGCTGGCTCGACCCGGCGCGCAACGTACTGCCGGTCAACGGCACCCGTGAAGCGCTGTTTGCCTTCACCCAAACCGTGGTCAACCGTGGCGACGACGCCTTGGTGGTCAGCCCGAATCCTTTCTATCAGATCTACGAAGGCGCCGCGTTCCTGGCCGGGGCCAAGCCGCATTACCTGCCGTGCCTGGATGAAAACGGCTTCAACCCGGACTTTGACGCTGTTTCGCCAGACATCTGGAAACGCTGCCAAATCCTGTTCCTGTGCTCGCCGGGCAACCCGACCGGCGCGCTGATTCCGGTCGAAACCCTGAAGAAGCTGATTGCTCTGGCCGACGAATACGACTTCGTGATCGCCGCGGACGAGTGCTACAGCGAGCTGTACTTCGACGAACAAACCCCGCCACCGGGCCTGCTCAGCGCCTGCGTGGAACTGGGTCGCAAGGACTTCAAACGTTGCGTGGTGTTCCACAGCCTGTCCAAGCGTTCCAACCTGCCGGGCCTGCGTTCCGGGTTTGTCGCCGGTGATGCCGACATCCTCAAGGGCTTCCTGCTCTATCGCACCTACCACGGCTGCGCGATGCCGGTTCAGACCCAGCTGGCCAGCATTGCTGCATGGAATGATGAAGTGCATGTGCGCGCCAATCGTGCGCTGTATCGCGAGAAATTCGATGCGGTGCTGGAAATCCTTAGCCCGGTGATGGACGTGCAACGCCCGGATGGCGGCTTCTACTTGTGGCCTAGCGTTGCCGGTGATGATGAAGCGTTCTGCCGTGACCTGTTTGTCGAAGAGCATGTGACGGTCGTACCAGGGTCTTACCTGTCTCGCGAAGTGAACGGTTCAAACCCCGGCGCAGGCCGAGTACGTATGGCGCTGGTTGCACCGCTGGCAGAATGCATTGAAGCCGCAGAGCGAATTCGCGCGTTTATTACACGTAACAAATAA
- the pyrH gene encoding UMP kinase: MAQQGSGYQARYKRILLKLSGEALMGSEEFGIDPKVLDRMALEVGQLVGIGVQVGLVIGGGNLFRGAALSAAGMDRVTGDHMGMLATVMNALAMRDALERANISAIVMSAISMVGVTDHYDRRKAMRHLNAKEVVIFAAGTGNPFFTTDSAACLRAIEIDADVVLKATKVDGVYTADPFKDPHAEKFDHLTYDEVLDRKLGVMDLTAICLCRDHKMPLRVFNMNKPGALLNIVHGGAEGTLIEEGQQ, translated from the coding sequence ATGGCTCAGCAGGGCAGTGGTTATCAGGCTCGCTATAAACGCATTCTACTCAAGCTTAGCGGCGAGGCCCTGATGGGCTCGGAAGAGTTCGGGATCGACCCCAAAGTTCTGGATCGCATGGCACTGGAAGTTGGCCAACTGGTCGGCATCGGTGTTCAGGTCGGTCTGGTGATCGGTGGCGGCAACCTGTTCCGTGGCGCGGCGCTCAGCGCGGCGGGCATGGATCGGGTGACTGGCGACCACATGGGCATGCTGGCCACTGTGATGAACGCCCTGGCGATGCGCGATGCGCTGGAACGTGCCAATATCTCGGCCATCGTGATGTCGGCCATTTCCATGGTTGGCGTGACCGATCACTACGATCGCCGCAAAGCCATGCGCCACCTGAACGCCAAGGAAGTCGTGATTTTTGCGGCCGGTACTGGTAATCCGTTCTTCACCACGGATTCGGCAGCCTGCTTGCGTGCAATCGAAATCGACGCTGATGTCGTGCTCAAGGCTACCAAGGTCGATGGCGTTTACACGGCTGATCCATTCAAAGACCCGCATGCCGAGAAGTTCGATCATCTGACTTATGATGAAGTACTGGATCGCAAGCTGGGCGTGATGGATCTGACGGCCATTTGCCTGTGCCGCGACCACAAGATGCCGTTGCGCGTATTTAACATGAACAAGCCCGGCGCCCTGCTGAATATCGTGCATGGCGGCGCTGAAGGGACCCTGATCGAGGAAGGCCAACAATGA
- a CDS encoding M12 family metallopeptidase produces MNLCKCIEPDDTQASYDAAINEDRANAPQAIPGGRQKRAVGDHTKFWKKGRTLKVAFLSTNPWFIDATKGAIHQWIPAVFDVSILFVKGSEGDIRISDEFHSGNWSCIGTDALTVPKDGPTMNLQWQGLDQDFFGTVLHEFGHALGLVHEHQHPDANINWNETVVYEFMSRTQKWSREEIHFNMLKKFEKSNTRTLPYDRTSIMHYPIQAELTLDGVAIARNNRLSANDVKLMTDIYSGR; encoded by the coding sequence ATGAACTTATGCAAGTGCATTGAGCCCGATGACACTCAGGCTTCTTATGATGCGGCAATTAATGAAGACCGAGCGAACGCACCCCAGGCAATACCGGGAGGTCGACAAAAACGCGCTGTAGGCGACCACACCAAATTCTGGAAAAAAGGTCGGACACTAAAAGTGGCTTTTCTGAGCACAAACCCTTGGTTCATCGATGCCACAAAAGGAGCAATCCACCAATGGATACCTGCCGTCTTTGACGTTAGCATCCTTTTCGTCAAAGGTTCGGAGGGTGATATCCGGATATCTGACGAGTTCCATTCAGGGAATTGGTCCTGTATTGGCACTGACGCACTGACTGTACCGAAAGATGGCCCGACCATGAATTTGCAATGGCAAGGACTAGATCAAGATTTCTTCGGTACCGTGCTACATGAGTTTGGCCACGCTCTTGGGCTTGTACACGAGCATCAACATCCAGATGCCAATATTAACTGGAACGAAACTGTCGTTTACGAATTCATGAGTCGAACACAAAAATGGTCAAGAGAGGAGATCCATTTCAACATGTTAAAAAAATTTGAAAAATCAAACACTAGAACATTGCCTTATGACCGCACCTCAATCATGCACTACCCTATCCAGGCTGAACTTACTCTCGACGGTGTAGCGATAGCGCGCAACAACCGCTTATCTGCAAACGACGTAAAGCTGATGACAGACATTTACAGCGGACGATAA
- the uppS gene encoding polyprenyl diphosphate synthase, producing MDKTKQTAPSAVPRHVAIIMDGNNRWAKKRFMPGVAGHKAGVDAVRAVIEVCAEAKVEVLTLFAFSSENWQRPADEVSALMDLFFKALRREAKRLNDNNISLRIIGDRSRFHPELQAAMREAEAMTVGANRFVLQIAANYGGQWDIAQAAQRLAREVQAGHLRPEDITPELLQTCLATGDLPLPDLCIRTGGEHRISNFLLWQLAYAELYFSDLFWPDFKHDAMRNALADFASRQRRFGKTSEQVEAGARV from the coding sequence ATGGATAAGACAAAGCAGACTGCGCCGTCCGCGGTGCCGCGCCATGTCGCGATCATCATGGATGGTAATAATCGCTGGGCGAAAAAACGCTTTATGCCGGGTGTCGCCGGGCATAAAGCGGGTGTGGATGCAGTGCGTGCGGTCATCGAGGTGTGTGCCGAGGCCAAGGTTGAAGTACTGACCCTGTTCGCCTTCTCCAGCGAGAACTGGCAGCGCCCGGCCGATGAGGTCAGTGCCTTGATGGATTTGTTCTTCAAGGCGTTGCGTCGCGAGGCCAAGCGTCTCAACGACAACAACATCAGTTTGCGCATCATTGGCGATCGTTCACGTTTTCACCCGGAGCTTCAGGCCGCCATGCGCGAAGCCGAGGCGATGACTGTCGGTGCCAACCGCTTTGTCCTGCAGATCGCCGCCAATTACGGCGGTCAGTGGGATATCGCGCAAGCCGCGCAGCGTCTGGCTCGCGAAGTTCAGGCCGGGCATCTGCGTCCGGAGGATATTACCCCTGAGCTGTTGCAAACCTGTCTGGCGACCGGCGATCTGCCGTTGCCGGACTTGTGCATCCGTACCGGTGGCGAGCATCGCATCAGTAACTTCCTGCTGTGGCAACTGGCTTACGCCGAGTTGTACTTCTCCGACCTGTTCTGGCCGGACTTCAAACACGACGCCATGCGCAATGCGCTAGCCGATTTCGCTTCTCGCCAGCGTCGCTTCGGTAAAACGAGCGAGCAGGTCGAGGCTGGAGCCCGGGTTTAA
- the dapD gene encoding 2,3,4,5-tetrahydropyridine-2,6-dicarboxylate N-succinyltransferase, producing the protein MSTTLFSLAFGVGTQNRQGTWLEVFYAQPLLHPSAELVAAIAPILGYTEGNQAIAFSTAQASQLAEALKGVDAAQAALLTRLAESHKPLVATILAEDAQLSSTPEAYLKLHLLSHRLVKPHGLNLAGVFPLLPNVAWTSQGAIDLAELAEHQLEARLRGELLEVFSVDKFPKMTDYVVPAGVRIADAARIRLGAYVGEGTTVMHEGFVNFNAGTEGPGMIEGRVSAGVFVGKGSDLGGGCSTMGTLSGGGNIVIKVGEGCLIGANAGIGIPLGDRNTVESGLYVTAGTKVALLDEHNKLVKVVKARELAGQPDLLFRRNSETGAVECKTHKSAIELNEALHAHN; encoded by the coding sequence ATGTCCACTACCCTGTTCAGCCTGGCCTTTGGTGTCGGCACTCAAAACCGTCAAGGCACATGGCTGGAAGTGTTTTACGCGCAGCCACTGCTCCACCCGTCGGCCGAACTGGTCGCTGCCATTGCGCCGATTCTGGGCTACACCGAAGGCAATCAGGCCATCGCCTTCAGCACCGCTCAGGCGTCGCAACTGGCCGAAGCGCTGAAAGGCGTCGACGCTGCCCAGGCTGCGCTGCTCACCCGTCTGGCCGAGAGCCACAAGCCGCTGGTCGCGACCATTCTGGCCGAAGACGCGCAGCTGAGCTCCACGCCTGAGGCTTACCTCAAGCTGCACCTGCTGTCCCATCGTCTGGTCAAGCCGCACGGCCTGAACCTGGCCGGCGTGTTCCCGCTGCTGCCGAACGTGGCCTGGACCAGCCAGGGCGCGATCGACCTGGCCGAACTGGCCGAACATCAACTGGAAGCCCGTCTGCGCGGCGAGCTGCTCGAAGTGTTCTCGGTGGACAAGTTCCCGAAAATGACCGACTACGTGGTACCGGCCGGCGTGCGTATCGCTGATGCGGCCCGTATTCGTCTGGGCGCTTACGTGGGCGAAGGCACCACCGTCATGCACGAAGGTTTCGTCAACTTCAACGCCGGCACCGAAGGCCCGGGCATGATCGAAGGCCGTGTGTCGGCAGGCGTGTTCGTCGGCAAGGGTTCGGACCTGGGCGGCGGTTGCTCGACCATGGGCACCCTGTCGGGTGGTGGCAACATTGTGATCAAGGTCGGTGAAGGCTGCCTGATCGGCGCCAACGCCGGTATCGGTATCCCGTTGGGCGACCGCAACACTGTCGAGTCGGGCCTGTACGTGACCGCCGGCACCAAGGTGGCGCTGTTGGACGAGCACAACAAACTGGTCAAAGTCGTTAAAGCCCGTGAACTGGCCGGTCAGCCTGACCTGCTGTTCCGCCGCAATTCGGAGACCGGTGCCGTGGAGTGCAAAACCCACAAATCGGCCATCGAACTGAACGAAGCGCTGCACGCTCACAACTAA
- the rpsB gene encoding 30S ribosomal protein S2 — translation MSQVNMRDMLKAGVHFGHQTRYWNPKMGKYIFGARNKIHIINLEKTLPMFNEALTFVERLAQGKNKILFVGTKRSAGKIVAEEAARCGSPYVDHRWLGGMLTNFKTIRASIKRLRDLEVQAEDGTFAKLTKKEALMRTRDLEKLDRSLGGIKDMGGLPDALFVIDVDHERIAITEANKLGIPVIGVVDTNSSPEGVDYIIPGNDDAIRAIQLYMGSMADAVIRGRNHVAGGTEQFVEEAPAAAAE, via the coding sequence ATGTCCCAAGTCAACATGCGCGATATGCTGAAGGCCGGTGTGCACTTCGGTCACCAGACCCGTTACTGGAACCCGAAAATGGGTAAATACATTTTCGGCGCGCGTAACAAGATTCACATTATCAACCTTGAAAAAACCCTGCCAATGTTCAACGAAGCTCTGACTTTCGTAGAGCGTCTGGCCCAGGGCAAAAACAAGATTCTGTTCGTCGGCACCAAGCGTTCCGCTGGCAAGATCGTTGCTGAAGAAGCAGCACGTTGCGGTTCGCCGTACGTCGATCACCGCTGGTTGGGCGGCATGCTGACCAACTTCAAAACCATCCGTGCTTCCATCAAGCGTCTGCGTGACCTTGAAGTACAAGCCGAAGACGGTACTTTCGCCAAGCTGACCAAGAAAGAAGCGCTGATGCGCACTCGCGATCTTGAGAAGCTGGATCGTTCCCTGGGTGGTATCAAGGACATGGGCGGTCTGCCAGACGCTCTGTTCGTTATCGACGTTGATCACGAGCGCATCGCGATCACCGAAGCCAACAAGCTGGGCATCCCGGTTATCGGCGTAGTCGATACCAACAGCAGCCCGGAAGGCGTTGACTACATCATCCCAGGCAACGATGACGCAATCCGCGCTATCCAGCTGTACATGGGTTCGATGGCTGACGCTGTAATCCGTGGTCGCAACCACGTTGCTGGCGGCACCGAGCAGTTCGTTGAAGAAGCTCCGGCAGCTGCAGCTGAGTAA
- the map gene encoding type I methionyl aminopeptidase: MTVTLKTPEDIAKMRIAGKLAADVLEMIADYVKPGVTTEELDRICHDYIVNEQKAIPAPLNYKGFPKSICTSINHVVCHGIPNEKPLKDGDTLNIDVTVIKDGYHGDTSRMFHVGTVPVWAERLSQVTQECMYKAIELVKPGCRLGDIGEVIQKHAEKNGFSVVREFCGHGIGKVFHEEPQILHYGRAGTGMELKAGMTFTIEPMINQGKADTKVLGDGWTAITKDRKLSAQWEHTLLVTETGYEIFTLRSDDTIARVSA, encoded by the coding sequence ATGACCGTCACCCTCAAAACCCCAGAGGACATCGCAAAAATGCGGATCGCCGGCAAATTGGCCGCCGATGTGCTGGAAATGATTGCCGATTATGTCAAACCGGGTGTCACCACCGAAGAACTGGACCGCATTTGCCACGACTACATCGTCAATGAGCAGAAAGCCATCCCAGCCCCGCTCAACTACAAAGGCTTCCCGAAGTCGATCTGCACCTCGATCAACCATGTGGTCTGCCATGGCATCCCGAACGAGAAACCGTTGAAGGATGGTGACACACTGAATATCGACGTCACCGTGATCAAGGACGGCTACCACGGCGATACCAGCCGCATGTTCCACGTCGGCACGGTGCCGGTCTGGGCCGAGCGCCTGTCCCAGGTGACTCAGGAATGCATGTACAAGGCCATCGAACTGGTCAAACCCGGCTGCCGCCTGGGCGATATCGGTGAAGTGATCCAGAAGCACGCCGAAAAGAACGGCTTCTCGGTGGTTCGCGAGTTCTGTGGCCACGGCATCGGCAAGGTGTTCCACGAAGAGCCGCAGATCCTGCACTACGGCCGCGCCGGCACCGGCATGGAACTGAAAGCCGGCATGACCTTCACCATCGAGCCGATGATCAACCAGGGCAAGGCTGACACCAAGGTGTTGGGCGACGGCTGGACCGCCATCACCAAGGATCGCAAGCTGTCGGCACAGTGGGAACACACTCTGCTGGTGACCGAAACCGGTTACGAGATCTTCACTTTGCGCAGCGACGATACCATCGCACGCGTTTCGGCCTGA